In Saccharolobus solfataricus, a genomic segment contains:
- a CDS encoding nucleotidyltransferase domain-containing protein — translation MSIIEVLEENKRLRDNYIKNLNFYLDRIKEVVKNIDPSTKIILFGSYIRGNFRPDSDIDVLIITNVSNEFDRLKIYHEVNKAIGNPNPFEIHVINEEEYVSWYSKFLDVYKEV, via the coding sequence ATGTCTATAATCGAGGTCCTTGAGGAGAATAAGAGATTGAGAGATAATTACATAAAAAATTTAAATTTCTACCTAGATAGAATTAAAGAAGTTGTTAAGAATATTGATCCAAGTACTAAGATTATTTTATTTGGTAGCTACATAAGGGGAAATTTCAGACCTGATAGTGATATTGACGTTTTAATAATAACTAATGTAAGCAATGAATTCGATAGGTTGAAAATATACCATGAGGTTAATAAAGCTATAGGCAATCCAAATCCCTTTGAAATTCACGTGATTAATGAAGAAGAATATGTATCTTGGTATTCTAAATTTCTTGACGTATATAAAGAAGTCTAA
- a CDS encoding HEPN domain-containing protein — protein sequence MSFLLNNAKNFLHDARRDFEEGIWNLSVFHSEQALQLCVKYKLYIHLGDYPKTHDLKVLINSLGRFEKVEIDELMLDFLVQSYISSRYLPYTFSKESAEKALNFVENMMRGLGCL from the coding sequence ATGAGCTTTCTTCTCAACAACGCTAAAAATTTCTTGCACGATGCAAGGAGAGATTTTGAGGAAGGAATTTGGAATTTATCGGTATTTCATTCAGAACAAGCACTGCAACTTTGCGTTAAATATAAATTATATATTCATTTAGGTGATTATCCTAAAACTCATGATTTAAAGGTACTAATCAATAGTCTAGGGAGATTTGAGAAGGTAGAAATTGATGAGCTAATGCTGGATTTTTTAGTACAATCTTATATCTCTTCTCGCTACTTACCTTATACTTTCTCAAAGGAGAGTGCTGAAAAAGCTTTAAACTTTGTAGAGAATATGATGAGGGGTCTAGGATGTCTATAA
- a CDS encoding PaaI family thioesterase — protein MLSVSEVNELLKQEEIFNFIGIEFEKLEKGYSRLKFNFNEKLTRIGGILHGGVVFSAVDYAGSYAVRTLDKVKDGVTAELKINFLKPMKEGPFTVEARVISEGKRLVVVDISAYDGNSNLCAKALGTWVVYRETNSETQLSS, from the coding sequence ATGTTATCGGTGAGCGAAGTAAATGAATTGCTTAAACAAGAAGAAATTTTCAATTTTATAGGGATTGAATTTGAAAAACTTGAAAAGGGCTACTCTAGGCTAAAGTTCAATTTTAATGAGAAATTAACTAGAATAGGTGGAATTTTACATGGTGGAGTAGTATTTTCAGCAGTAGATTATGCAGGGAGTTACGCAGTGAGAACTTTAGATAAAGTAAAAGATGGGGTTACTGCAGAACTAAAAATAAACTTTTTAAAACCAATGAAGGAGGGACCTTTTACAGTCGAGGCAAGGGTTATAAGTGAGGGAAAAAGATTGGTTGTAGTTGATATATCAGCATATGACGGTAACAGTAATCTATGTGCAAAGGCTTTGGGAACGTGGGTAGTCTATAGGGAAACTAACTCTGAAACTCAATTATCCTCTTAG
- a CDS encoding HpcH/HpaI aldolase/citrate lyase family protein, whose protein sequence is MIRRSQLYVPATSEKMIRKSVELKADSIIFDLEDAVPPEDKERARESLIKLVKELDWGKRELCVRVNSLQLLDSYKDISTIAREDKITCIVLPKAENDLSFLYKATGKSLIPLIETAKGLVKIEDIVRSEGVVAVSYGAADLSLSLGGDYNFYEKNVYVKTLIVSVARTYDVDAIDKVYFDLKNLDGFRKECEEAKKLGYVGKQVIHPSQIDISNEVFSPSKEEIEWAKKVIEAYEKGKREGRGAIRLDDKLVDYVHYKIAKRIIEFQS, encoded by the coding sequence ATGATAAGGAGATCTCAGTTATACGTCCCTGCAACTTCCGAAAAGATGATAAGGAAATCGGTTGAACTAAAGGCTGATTCAATAATTTTCGATCTTGAAGATGCAGTACCTCCTGAGGATAAAGAGAGAGCAAGGGAATCGCTAATTAAACTCGTGAAGGAACTGGATTGGGGGAAGAGGGAGTTATGCGTAAGAGTGAATTCCCTACAATTGCTTGACTCATATAAGGACATTTCTACAATCGCAAGGGAGGATAAAATCACGTGTATTGTCTTACCAAAGGCTGAGAACGACCTTTCATTTCTCTACAAGGCAACTGGGAAATCCTTAATACCATTGATAGAAACTGCAAAGGGTTTAGTTAAGATTGAGGATATAGTTAGGTCGGAAGGCGTTGTTGCCGTAAGTTATGGAGCAGCCGATCTTTCATTGTCCCTTGGCGGGGACTACAATTTTTATGAGAAGAACGTGTACGTAAAGACTTTAATTGTCAGCGTCGCTAGGACTTATGACGTTGACGCTATAGATAAGGTTTATTTCGATTTGAAAAACCTAGATGGTTTTAGGAAGGAATGCGAAGAAGCAAAGAAGCTGGGTTATGTGGGTAAGCAAGTTATTCATCCCTCTCAGATTGATATTTCAAATGAGGTGTTCTCACCGAGTAAGGAGGAAATTGAGTGGGCTAAAAAGGTTATAGAGGCTTATGAAAAGGGGAAGAGGGAGGGTAGAGGAGCTATAAGGTTAGACGATAAGTTAGTTGATTACGTGCATTATAAGATAGCTAAGAGGATAATTGAGTTTCAGAGTTAG
- a CDS encoding GntR family transcriptional regulator: MSLSQIAYEKILEYIITGKYKPGNTLKEEELASLLKISRTPIREALARLEKEGVIVKNGKSFTVIPLTESDILQLYEVRINLESLSAKLAAIRASQDEINKIINVLNEIRGSANADPLTLANLNGNLHRAIAEASHNKYIVDILDSIRLKLKIVRITLFTSFQRRDEEFREHESIVIAIKNRSPDLAYDMMRMHEEKVLDYVKQNILPVMFR, encoded by the coding sequence ATGTCACTATCACAAATAGCTTACGAGAAAATTCTGGAATACATAATTACCGGCAAATACAAACCCGGCAATACTTTGAAAGAAGAGGAGCTTGCGTCATTACTTAAGATTAGTAGAACCCCAATTAGGGAAGCCTTAGCTAGGTTAGAAAAGGAGGGAGTAATAGTAAAGAACGGTAAATCGTTCACTGTAATACCGTTAACAGAAAGTGATATTCTTCAACTCTACGAGGTTAGAATAAACTTAGAATCCCTATCAGCTAAACTAGCCGCAATAAGAGCTAGCCAAGATGAGATTAACAAGATCATAAATGTTTTAAACGAGATAAGAGGGTCAGCAAATGCTGATCCATTAACCTTAGCTAATTTAAACGGTAACTTACATAGGGCAATAGCTGAGGCATCACATAATAAATACATTGTGGATATTTTGGATAGTATTAGATTGAAGCTAAAAATTGTTAGGATAACCTTGTTTACCAGCTTTCAGAGAAGAGATGAGGAGTTTAGGGAACATGAAAGTATAGTAATAGCCATAAAGAATCGCAGTCCAGATTTGGCTTATGACATGATGCGAATGCATGAGGAGAAAGTTTTAGATTATGTAAAGCAAAATATACTGCCAGTAATGTTTAGATAA
- a CDS encoding DUF3782 domain-containing protein has protein sequence MLKDDILKLLKEDAEFRKQVEEILGISFINVTLADLKDILKGLLASMDKLKSSVDQLVDAQRRAEERIAKLENAVEQLVEAQKRTDERITKLEESTKKLEQAVQELIEAQKKHDERITKLEESTKKLEQAVQELIEAQKKHDERITKLEESTKKLEQAVQELIEAQKKHDERITKLEESTKKLEQAVQELIEAQKKHDERITKLEESTKKLEQAVQELIEAQKKHDERITKLEESIQKLVDAQRRAEERIAKLENAVEQLVEAQKRTDERITKLEEVTMKLVESQLGMQNEIRELRKALGSMGKRWGRDFEKLIIEIVDELAKQEGLDLKYVNKFTYKDDNGLFGLKGVEYDVDLLIKDTKVYLIEIKSYVEKDDVNWAAHKFNVIEKALGLKNTIKMIFAVDATNLATKKGEELGIKVVYGSQSEEEEKGEVKVG, from the coding sequence ATGCTTAAGGACGATATCCTAAAATTACTAAAGGAGGATGCGGAGTTTAGAAAACAAGTAGAGGAAATATTAGGTATTTCATTTATAAATGTGACTCTAGCCGACTTAAAGGATATATTGAAAGGGTTATTAGCATCAATGGATAAACTAAAGAGTTCTGTAGATCAGCTGGTTGATGCTCAAAGAAGGGCGGAAGAAAGAATAGCGAAGCTTGAAAATGCAGTGGAGCAACTGGTTGAGGCGCAAAAGAGGACTGATGAGAGAATAACTAAATTGGAGGAGTCTACGAAGAAGTTGGAGCAAGCTGTACAAGAGCTTATTGAGGCTCAGAAAAAACATGATGAGAGAATAACTAAATTGGAGGAGTCTACGAAGAAGTTGGAGCAAGCTGTACAAGAGCTTATTGAGGCTCAGAAAAAACATGATGAGAGAATAACTAAATTGGAGGAGTCTACGAAGAAGTTGGAGCAAGCTGTACAAGAGCTTATTGAGGCTCAGAAAAAACATGATGAGAGAATAACTAAATTGGAGGAGTCTACGAAGAAGTTGGAGCAAGCTGTACAAGAGCTTATTGAGGCTCAGAAAAAACATGATGAGAGAATAACTAAATTGGAGGAGTCTACGAAGAAGTTGGAGCAAGCTGTACAAGAGCTTATTGAGGCTCAGAAAAAACATGATGAGAGAATAACTAAATTGGAGGAGTCTATACAGAAATTGGTTGATGCTCAAAGAAGGGCGGAAGAAAGAATAGCGAAGCTTGAAAATGCAGTGGAGCAACTGGTTGAGGCGCAAAAGAGGACTGATGAGAGAATAACTAAATTGGAGGAGGTTACTATGAAATTAGTTGAATCTCAATTAGGTATGCAAAATGAGATTAGAGAGTTAAGGAAAGCTTTAGGAAGTATGGGTAAAAGGTGGGGAAGGGATTTTGAAAAGCTAATAATTGAAATAGTCGACGAGTTAGCTAAGCAAGAAGGACTAGATTTAAAGTACGTTAATAAGTTCACTTACAAGGATGATAATGGATTATTTGGTCTTAAAGGTGTTGAATATGATGTTGATCTCTTGATAAAGGACACTAAAGTGTATTTGATAGAGATTAAGTCCTATGTAGAGAAAGATGATGTGAACTGGGCTGCACATAAATTCAATGTGATAGAAAAGGCTTTAGGTCTAAAGAATACTATCAAAATGATATTTGCAGTTGATGCTACAAATTTAGCAACAAAGAAGGGTGAAGAGTTGGGAATTAAAGTCGTATACGGAAGTCAATCCGAGGAGGAAGAGAAAGGAGAAGTAAAGGTAGGTTGA
- a CDS encoding mandelate racemase/muconate lactonizing enzyme family protein: protein MKVKPFSLSIPFNTEPPSDWKDAWDVQLYVKVEDEKDYGWGEALVAGSGIINSYLSIINDIAIPLLSRVELSEPIDVRTILEKILFSAGNCGVVSGAISAVEMALWSLKARKSNVELYKLIGDKIRDSVKVYASFPRFGKIDDVLIATRKSLERGFDLVKLHQSPSTVLAAVKAIRENYKEVKIAIDLNSPFDNLDVAKEFVDKVHKYEIEWIEEPLWPPNDYDLLSKLTEFSPIPIAAGENEYSLYGFKKLIESGITYLQPDIAKVGGVTKFLEILDLASKYKVRVLPHDRPDASPISLIYTLNIGLVKSQIEMVEYTIADFPNDLFYSLPKFKDGYISPPENLEVVERNIEKYSYKNRLRILHFSDLENKLMRKIT from the coding sequence ATGAAAGTTAAGCCTTTTTCTTTATCCATCCCCTTTAATACTGAACCTCCCTCTGATTGGAAGGATGCGTGGGATGTGCAGCTCTACGTTAAAGTGGAAGATGAAAAAGATTACGGTTGGGGGGAGGCATTAGTAGCGGGAAGTGGAATTATAAACTCTTACCTCTCGATTATAAATGACATTGCAATACCACTTTTATCTAGAGTAGAATTAAGCGAACCCATAGACGTTAGGACTATTTTAGAGAAAATTCTTTTTAGTGCTGGAAATTGCGGAGTGGTTTCTGGGGCCATAAGTGCAGTGGAAATGGCATTATGGAGTTTAAAAGCTAGAAAAAGTAATGTAGAATTGTATAAATTAATTGGAGATAAAATCAGAGATTCAGTGAAAGTATACGCTAGCTTTCCCAGGTTTGGTAAAATTGATGATGTTTTGATTGCTACGAGAAAATCTTTAGAAAGAGGTTTTGATCTGGTTAAACTTCATCAATCTCCTTCAACTGTTTTAGCTGCGGTAAAAGCTATAAGAGAGAATTACAAGGAAGTTAAAATAGCGATTGACCTTAATTCTCCTTTTGATAATCTAGATGTGGCTAAGGAGTTCGTAGATAAGGTTCATAAATATGAAATTGAATGGATTGAGGAACCGTTATGGCCTCCTAATGATTATGATCTACTCTCTAAGCTTACTGAGTTTTCTCCTATACCAATAGCTGCTGGGGAGAACGAGTATTCTTTATACGGTTTTAAGAAATTAATTGAAAGCGGCATAACATATCTACAACCAGATATTGCTAAGGTTGGAGGGGTTACAAAATTTCTCGAAATATTAGATCTGGCATCTAAGTATAAGGTGAGAGTCTTGCCTCACGATAGACCAGACGCTTCCCCCATATCTTTAATATACACGTTAAATATCGGACTAGTAAAGAGTCAAATAGAGATGGTAGAGTATACAATTGCGGATTTTCCTAATGATCTATTTTATTCCTTGCCTAAATTCAAAGATGGTTACATATCTCCTCCAGAAAACCTTGAAGTTGTAGAGAGAAATATAGAAAAATACAGTTATAAAAATAGGCTCAGAATATTACATTTCAGTGATTTAGAGAATAAGCTAATGAGGAAAATAACATAA
- a CDS encoding UxaA family hydrolase encodes MEKPIIRGYIRENGSVGVRNYVAVIPVDDLSNSASIGVSKLIRGTVAIPHPYGRLQFGKDLDLLFHVLSGTGANPNVAAAIVIGIEENWANKVADKIAETGKPVEVFPVEGNGDLKVIEKASRKAKEFVQEASEKQRTEVDLSSLVLSIKCGESDTTSGLASNPATGYAVDKLIDYGSTVMFGETSELTGAEDIVASRIQDPVLRDKFMRIYNEYVAFIESQGVDLLGSQPTEGNIKGGLSTIEEKALGNIQKLGTKPITCVLDYLDPLGKGSSRLCFVNTSSAAAEAVTLFAAKGSVLHLFTTGQGNVVGHPIIPVVKISANPKTIATMSEHIDVDVSDLLQLKVSLKEAGERIFNYTIRVANGRLTSAEILQHEEFSPIKLYISA; translated from the coding sequence ATGGAAAAACCAATAATAAGGGGTTACATTAGGGAAAACGGTAGTGTAGGAGTTAGGAATTACGTAGCTGTAATACCAGTAGATGATTTATCAAATTCCGCTTCAATAGGGGTATCGAAATTAATTAGGGGTACGGTAGCTATTCCCCATCCCTACGGTAGATTACAGTTTGGTAAGGATTTAGACTTACTCTTTCACGTATTATCTGGTACTGGTGCAAATCCAAACGTAGCTGCTGCAATAGTTATAGGAATTGAGGAAAACTGGGCAAATAAGGTAGCTGATAAGATAGCTGAGACTGGTAAGCCAGTTGAGGTCTTCCCAGTTGAGGGAAATGGTGATTTGAAAGTAATAGAGAAAGCTAGCAGAAAGGCAAAGGAGTTCGTCCAAGAGGCTAGTGAGAAGCAGAGGACTGAAGTGGACCTATCATCTTTAGTTTTAAGCATTAAGTGTGGCGAGAGCGATACAACATCTGGTTTAGCGTCAAACCCAGCAACCGGTTATGCTGTGGATAAATTGATAGATTACGGTTCAACAGTGATGTTTGGAGAGACCTCAGAGTTAACTGGTGCTGAAGACATTGTAGCCAGTAGGATACAAGATCCGGTTTTGAGGGATAAGTTCATGAGGATTTATAACGAATACGTTGCTTTCATTGAGAGTCAAGGAGTCGACCTATTAGGCTCACAACCAACTGAGGGAAACATTAAGGGAGGATTATCGACTATAGAGGAAAAGGCTCTAGGGAATATTCAAAAATTAGGCACTAAACCAATTACTTGTGTGTTAGACTATTTGGATCCATTAGGGAAGGGATCATCTAGACTGTGTTTCGTTAATACTTCGTCTGCTGCTGCTGAGGCAGTTACGCTGTTTGCCGCTAAGGGTTCAGTACTTCACTTGTTTACAACTGGGCAAGGGAATGTAGTTGGTCATCCGATAATTCCTGTAGTAAAAATTTCCGCAAATCCAAAGACTATTGCAACAATGAGTGAGCATATTGACGTTGACGTTTCTGATTTACTTCAATTGAAGGTTAGCTTAAAAGAAGCAGGGGAAAGAATATTCAACTATACGATTAGGGTTGCCAACGGTAGGTTAACTTCAGCGGAGATATTACAACATGAGGAGTTCTCTCCAATAAAGCTTTACATAAGTGCTTAA
- a CDS encoding UxaA family hydrolase, translated as MPYFLIHNKNDNVGVAIADIKTGQEVEGIYIEDMTQGPKIKAISDIPLGHKIALKDIRQSDIVIKYGRPIGSAIKDIKVGEHVHVHNIRSNRWGKWKNQ; from the coding sequence ATGCCATATTTTCTTATCCACAACAAAAATGATAATGTAGGAGTTGCCATAGCTGACATTAAAACTGGACAAGAGGTTGAGGGAATTTATATCGAGGACATGACACAGGGACCTAAAATTAAGGCGATTAGCGATATACCCTTAGGTCATAAAATAGCATTAAAGGATATTAGACAAAGCGATATTGTAATAAAGTATGGTAGACCAATAGGGTCTGCTATAAAGGATATTAAAGTAGGAGAACATGTGCACGTACACAATATAAGATCTAACAGGTGGGGTAAATGGAAAAACCAATAA
- a CDS encoding LOG family protein yields MIISIAAHSEESNHELAEKARKFVRSIKPCNPILLLGGYWGLMRVVVDEALRENIKTVLILPIEKENIEIPREVICIKSGCEFRCRSVILVRSGDLLVSLGGGVGTEIEIMMAYAMGKPIYALTNTGLSTDYFAKSFPDYIDDRKIVKVKYFDNVERMAEEICEDEIKGKEVNFG; encoded by the coding sequence ATGATTATTTCCATAGCTGCCCATAGCGAAGAATCTAACCATGAGTTAGCTGAAAAGGCAAGGAAATTCGTAAGGTCGATTAAACCATGCAATCCAATACTTTTACTGGGTGGATATTGGGGACTAATGAGAGTTGTAGTTGATGAGGCCTTAAGAGAGAATATAAAAACAGTTTTAATATTGCCAATAGAGAAAGAAAACATAGAAATTCCTAGGGAAGTAATTTGCATTAAGTCCGGTTGTGAATTTAGGTGCAGATCCGTAATCCTAGTTAGATCCGGTGATTTATTAGTATCCTTGGGAGGTGGTGTGGGGACTGAAATAGAGATAATGATGGCTTATGCAATGGGGAAACCAATATACGCGTTGACTAATACTGGTCTTAGTACCGACTATTTCGCTAAATCGTTCCCAGACTACATTGATGATAGGAAGATTGTAAAGGTAAAGTACTTTGATAACGTGGAAAGGATGGCAGAAGAGATTTGCGAAGATGAGATAAAGGGTAAAGAGGTTAACTTCGGGTAA
- a CDS encoding ABC transporter ATP-binding protein codes for MTIEVEDLRKKFAGKEVLKGVSFKLRSGSITGFIGPNGAGKTTTIKILSGLLRKDGGFVKVFGEDPWDNPKVMERISVIFTNLIHPQENTVGEYLMDLGNVYGKKREIINYLIEEFKLTPHLNKRLYQLSSGLAQRVQLVAALIKDVELIIADEPTANLDPSFRIEFYEVVKELNRKNGVTFFISSHILSELEKVITDVIFINDGRITYSGRMNKALSDTEEEEIYVMVDDTDRALKLLGGILEGPYIKVKGKLREIVDKLDDNGIEIISIRRFSLDDAFKKFSNI; via the coding sequence ATGACTATTGAAGTTGAGGATTTAAGGAAAAAGTTTGCTGGTAAAGAAGTACTTAAGGGCGTTAGTTTTAAACTCAGAAGTGGATCAATAACTGGTTTTATTGGACCAAATGGTGCTGGAAAAACGACTACAATAAAAATACTTTCTGGGTTGTTAAGAAAGGACGGAGGGTTTGTTAAAGTATTTGGTGAAGATCCTTGGGATAACCCAAAGGTCATGGAGAGAATTTCAGTTATTTTCACTAACTTAATTCATCCTCAAGAGAACACAGTAGGGGAATATTTGATGGATCTGGGAAATGTTTATGGGAAAAAGAGGGAGATAATTAACTATCTAATTGAGGAATTTAAGTTAACTCCTCACCTTAATAAGAGGCTTTATCAACTATCCTCTGGTTTAGCCCAAAGAGTTCAATTAGTAGCTGCATTAATAAAGGATGTTGAGTTGATAATAGCAGACGAACCCACTGCCAATCTAGATCCCTCCTTTAGAATAGAGTTTTATGAGGTAGTGAAGGAGTTGAATAGGAAAAATGGTGTAACGTTTTTCATTTCATCTCATATACTCTCAGAGCTCGAAAAAGTTATAACTGATGTAATATTTATTAATGACGGAAGAATTACATACTCAGGCAGGATGAACAAGGCTTTAAGCGATACCGAAGAGGAAGAAATTTACGTAATGGTAGACGATACTGATAGAGCTTTGAAATTATTGGGAGGAATACTTGAAGGACCTTATATAAAGGTTAAAGGTAAGTTAAGGGAGATAGTAGATAAGTTAGATGATAATGGAATCGAGATAATAAGTATTAGGAGGTTCTCACTAGATGATGCCTTCAAGAAGTTTTCAAATATTTAG
- the glmS gene encoding glutamine--fructose-6-phosphate transaminase (isomerizing), whose product MGGIFAFVCKDPMDLSIINKSLRKLIYRGYDSAGIAYLKDGDLVIKKIVGNISKNEINVSDKARVAIGHTRYASRGWPTLENAHPLTDCNGKIAVVMDGILDDYEKIRDDLITKGHKFVSTTDTEIIPHLLENSEDYLNSSLIVLKRVRGIYSLAFITIGADKIFAINSGQPLMIGITPECKYVSSDLPSLSGIAENAIIVPENTIAVISWNEVKVYNIEGNEVKPEIKRVKYKEEIAEKGGFPHFMLKEIYDIPQALINSFNSLMEKYLSLASMIVYGAKNVYIIGNGTSLHAGFISSYYFSEISLNVNVVSAAEFPYYALKNVTTGSVIIAISQSGETSDVIRSIKMAKQRGAVILGITNSVGSRLALESNVYLPITAGPEMAVPATKTFTSTIVVLKVLSLYTGLHSGKNDRSEISSLKSEIEELAKQLMVRLPEMEKEAEKLAPKLDKESLYISSSGINYPIALEGALKFKEASMTHAEGIQLGELLHGPIVLTNKGYPVILIKPVEAEDLYNKVIRSIKERGDVIVTVAEDGDMKSIKATRDLTPISNVIPLHLLAYKLGVRKGLPIDTPPGLVKAVIV is encoded by the coding sequence ATGGGAGGAATTTTCGCCTTTGTATGCAAGGATCCTATGGATCTTTCAATCATAAATAAGAGTTTAAGGAAGCTTATTTATAGGGGCTATGATAGTGCTGGTATTGCTTATCTTAAGGACGGGGATTTGGTGATAAAGAAAATTGTAGGGAATATCTCAAAAAATGAGATAAACGTTAGTGATAAGGCAAGAGTTGCAATAGGTCACACTAGATATGCAAGTAGGGGTTGGCCAACTTTAGAAAACGCTCATCCGCTAACTGATTGTAATGGAAAAATAGCAGTAGTAATGGATGGTATATTGGATGATTACGAGAAAATAAGGGATGATCTGATAACCAAGGGGCATAAATTCGTCTCCACTACGGACACTGAGATAATACCACACCTACTTGAGAATTCAGAAGACTACCTAAACTCTTCATTAATCGTTCTGAAAAGGGTAAGGGGAATCTACTCCCTTGCCTTCATAACTATAGGTGCTGATAAAATATTTGCAATAAACTCCGGTCAGCCCCTTATGATAGGCATCACACCAGAGTGTAAATACGTTTCTAGCGATTTGCCCTCTTTAAGTGGTATTGCGGAGAATGCAATAATAGTACCAGAAAATACTATTGCAGTGATCTCTTGGAATGAGGTTAAGGTGTATAATATTGAAGGTAATGAGGTGAAACCGGAAATTAAGAGAGTTAAATATAAGGAGGAGATCGCTGAAAAGGGTGGATTTCCACATTTTATGTTAAAGGAAATATATGACATTCCCCAAGCGTTAATAAACTCATTTAACTCTCTAATGGAAAAGTACCTTTCCTTAGCCTCAATGATAGTATATGGTGCCAAGAACGTCTATATAATAGGTAATGGGACTAGTCTTCACGCTGGATTTATCTCATCATATTACTTTTCTGAAATTAGCCTAAATGTTAATGTTGTAAGTGCAGCGGAGTTTCCCTATTACGCCTTGAAAAACGTGACTACTGGTTCGGTAATTATTGCTATAAGTCAAAGTGGGGAGACAAGTGATGTTATAAGGAGTATTAAAATGGCTAAGCAAAGAGGGGCTGTAATATTAGGTATAACCAACTCTGTAGGTTCAAGATTAGCCTTAGAATCTAACGTGTACTTACCAATAACTGCTGGGCCAGAGATGGCTGTACCAGCGACAAAAACTTTCACTTCAACTATTGTAGTATTAAAAGTGCTTTCGCTATACACTGGACTTCACTCTGGTAAAAACGATAGGAGTGAGATCAGTTCGTTAAAAAGTGAGATTGAAGAATTGGCTAAACAGTTAATGGTAAGGTTACCGGAGATGGAGAAAGAGGCAGAGAAATTGGCTCCTAAATTAGACAAGGAAAGCTTATACATTTCGAGTAGTGGTATAAATTACCCCATAGCCTTAGAAGGAGCTTTGAAGTTTAAGGAAGCTTCGATGACTCACGCAGAGGGGATTCAGCTGGGAGAACTCCTCCACGGTCCCATTGTTCTAACAAATAAAGGTTACCCCGTAATTTTAATAAAACCTGTGGAGGCTGAGGATTTATATAACAAGGTTATTAGATCTATAAAGGAAAGAGGAGATGTAATTGTGACCGTTGCTGAAGATGGTGATATGAAAAGTATAAAGGCTACTAGGGATTTAACTCCCATAAGCAATGTAATACCGTTACACTTATTGGCCTATAAACTGGGAGTTAGGAAAGGGTTGCCGATAGATACTCCTCCAGGGTTAGTGAAAGCTGTGATAGTTTAA